The following proteins are encoded in a genomic region of Macrobrachium rosenbergii isolate ZJJX-2024 chromosome 31, ASM4041242v1, whole genome shotgun sequence:
- the LOC136855522 gene encoding 45 kDa calcium-binding protein-like — protein sequence MPLLMVLQLIRSGVTKVGISMRLHARLRLWVGLAAAYLIVMGFVYLLQVPLRSNTLHSHYDLTAVGVRAKHHELVKKEAEKYAQAALRVPRIDMDIVEQIRVLTEAFRKADTNGDGLLELTELSTWISSKIKEHLNLALKENFFMFTAIDLDPRNGMVSWDEYHRFFLKQHGYSDEYINTHKENHKGMPRELKETIMRDKASWSEAARDNPEQLTIDEFLAFRHPESSHATILNIVEETIGRLDLDENGVLSESEFSDPDLNEVPDDMTEEQFRLERLDEFRVADEDKNGKLERHELLRYIDPETSTTPKKKQCLCSALRTPIWMLF from the exons ATGCCCCTGTTGATGGTTCTGCAACTTATCCGAAGTGGTGTGACAAAAGTGGGAATCAGTATGAGACTTCATGCCCGTCTTAGATTGTGGGTAGGCTTGGCAGCTGCCTACCTGATCGTTATGGGGTTTGTTTATCTCCTGCAAGTCCCCCTCAGATCAAATACCT tacaCTCTCATTACGACCTGACTGCCGTAGGGGTCCGAGCGAAACACCATGAACTAGTAAAGAAGGAGGCAGAAAAATACGCTCAAGCAGCTCTTCGGGTTCCCAGAATTGACATGGACATAGTAGAACAGATTAGGGTTTTGACAGAAGCATTTAGGAA AGCTGACACAAATGGGGATGGCCTCTTGGAACTAACAGAATTGTCCACATGGATTAGCTCCAAGATCAAGGAACATCTCAATTtagctttaaaagaaaattttttcatgttcacAGCCATTGACCTCGATCCAAGAAACG GAATGGTGTCATGGGATGAATACCATCGCTTTTTTTTGAAACAGCATGGCtacagtgatgaatatataaatacacataaagaGAACCACAAAGGAATGCCACGCGAATTAAAAG AAACAATAATGAGAGATAAGGCGTCGTGGTCCGAAGCAGCGAGGGATAACCCAGAACAACTGACAATAGACGAATTTTTAGCCTTCAGGCACCCTGAGTCATCTCACGCAACAATCTTGAACATTGTTGAGGAAACCATTGGCAGATTGG ACCTTGATGAAAATGGAGTGCTGAGTGAAAGTGAATTCAGTGATCCTGATTTGAATGAAGTTCCTGACGACATGACAGAAGAGCAGTTCAGGTTGGAAAGACTTGATGAATTCAGAGTTGCTGACGAggacaaaaatggaaaattagaacGACATGAACTCCTT CGCTACATCGATCCCGAAACATCCACCACGCCGAAAAAGAAGCAGTGTCTCTGTTCGGCGCTGCGGACTCCAATCTGGATGCTGTTCTAA